A single window of candidate division WOR-3 bacterium DNA harbors:
- a CDS encoding zinc-binding alcohol dehydrogenase family protein — MKAIILTKQAQLENNPLELKEVPIPEPADDEIRIKIDVCGACRTDLHIVEGELPPHKMPVIIGHQIIGRIDKTGKDVTRWRIGERVGVPWLYKTCGECKYCRNGKENLCEKAMFTGYDADGGFAEYTVVHQDFAYLLPQNYSDSEAAPLLCAGVIGYQAFQATGMKNKGKLGLFGFGSSAHIIIQVAVHLGLDVYVVSRTDKELELARNLGAKWTGHIDDDMGTLLDAGIVFAPSGELLVAALDKIDKGGTLVSAGIYTTPLPGFDYSRIWPEKCLCSIANTTRKNVMAFLKIASEFKIKTRINEYELKDAQQALLNIKNSRVSGSTVLKIQ; from the coding sequence ATGAAAGCAATTATCCTGACCAAACAAGCTCAACTGGAAAACAATCCCCTTGAATTAAAAGAGGTGCCGATACCAGAACCTGCGGATGACGAAATCAGAATAAAAATAGATGTGTGCGGCGCGTGTCGAACCGATTTACATATCGTCGAAGGTGAACTACCACCGCATAAGATGCCGGTGATTATCGGCCATCAGATCATCGGCCGCATCGACAAGACAGGAAAGGATGTCACCAGGTGGCGGATCGGTGAGCGGGTAGGGGTTCCCTGGCTGTACAAGACCTGCGGTGAGTGCAAATACTGTCGGAACGGCAAAGAGAATCTCTGTGAGAAGGCGATGTTCACCGGTTATGATGCAGACGGCGGTTTTGCCGAATACACGGTGGTTCATCAGGATTTCGCTTATCTCCTGCCCCAGAATTATTCTGATTCAGAAGCAGCCCCTCTTCTCTGCGCCGGAGTCATCGGCTATCAGGCGTTCCAGGCGACCGGAATGAAAAACAAAGGAAAATTAGGCCTCTTCGGTTTCGGCTCTTCAGCCCATATTATAATTCAGGTCGCCGTCCACCTGGGTCTTGATGTCTATGTAGTATCCAGAACCGATAAAGAACTTGAGCTCGCCCGAAACCTGGGTGCGAAATGGACCGGACACATCGATGATGATATGGGAACATTGCTCGACGCCGGCATAGTCTTCGCGCCGAGCGGAGAACTGCTCGTTGCAGCACTGGACAAGATCGATAAAGGAGGAACACTTGTTTCTGCTGGAATATACACAACTCCGCTGCCGGGTTTCGATTACTCCCGTATCTGGCCGGAAAAGTGTCTTTGTAGTATAGCGAACACCACCAGAAAGAATGTAATGGCTTTTTTAAAAATCGCCTCTGAGTTTAAGATAAAGACAAGAATCAACGAATACGAATTAAAAGACGCACAACAGGCGCTTCTCAATATAAAGAATTCACGGGTTTCCGGTTCTACGGTTTTGAAGATTCAATAA
- a CDS encoding sugar ABC transporter permease, translating to MSKNREWSGYLFILPALLIIAVFRFYPILQAIRMSFFDWGLAGPLKFIGFKNFTRLFIDPKFYQSLSNTFWYVLFVVPLTIFLSIFFANLLNQKIKGRGFYRTIYYLPVVTSIVAVSVVWKWIFNPDRGLFNAFFNFIGIEGIKWLNDARGLFEIIFGGIGVHLSGFFAGPSIALCSLSIMAVWHNLGYCIIIVLAGLQNIPRQYYEAAKIDGASSWNVFRHITIPVLSPTIFYLLVTQTIIAFNTFTPVYVMTQPPGGPLGTTSLVVFYLYEHSFKLWNLGYANAIAFVIFIMIFILTQVQKRFIEERVYYE from the coding sequence ATGTCCAAAAACAGAGAATGGAGCGGTTATCTATTTATTCTGCCGGCTCTTCTCATAATCGCCGTATTTCGTTTTTATCCGATCCTGCAGGCGATTCGAATGAGTTTCTTTGATTGGGGGCTCGCCGGACCGCTGAAATTCATCGGATTTAAAAATTTTACGAGGTTGTTCATCGACCCGAAATTCTATCAATCCCTGAGTAATACCTTCTGGTATGTTCTTTTTGTTGTCCCTTTGACGATTTTTCTTTCGATATTTTTCGCGAATCTTTTGAATCAGAAGATTAAAGGGCGCGGTTTTTATAGAACCATCTATTATTTGCCGGTCGTAACTTCAATCGTCGCTGTATCAGTGGTCTGGAAGTGGATATTCAATCCCGACCGTGGTCTTTTTAATGCCTTCTTTAATTTTATCGGTATTGAAGGAATAAAATGGTTGAACGACGCGCGTGGATTATTTGAAATTATCTTCGGCGGCATCGGGGTTCATCTTTCCGGATTTTTCGCCGGTCCCTCAATCGCCCTTTGCTCTTTGAGCATCATGGCGGTCTGGCATAATCTCGGTTACTGCATTATTATCGTGCTTGCAGGATTGCAGAATATACCCAGACAGTATTATGAAGCGGCGAAGATCGACGGTGCAAGTTCCTGGAATGTTTTCCGACATATAACCATTCCCGTGCTTTCGCCCACTATTTTTTATCTCCTGGTGACCCAGACCATTATTGCATTTAATACCTTCACTCCGGTCTATGTAATGACCCAGCCGCCCGGTGGTCCTTTAGGAACAACAAGCCTCGTGGTTTTTTATCTCTACGAACATTCCTTTAAACTGTGGAATCTCGGATATGCCAACGCCATTGCTTTTGTTATTTTTATTATGATTTTTATTTTGACGCAGGTGCAAAAACGGTTTATCGAAGAGCGGGTTTATTATGAATAA
- a CDS encoding fructose 1,6-bisphosphatase codes for MAKITISVIKADIGGYVGHSSMHPNIITKAIQLLDEHKDKGKIVDFHVTHCGDDLDLIITHKLGCDAGEIHKMAWDIFVETTNLAKELKLYGAGQDLLSDAFAGNVKGMGPGCAEMEFEERKSEPVIIFAADKTSPGAWNMPLYKMFADPFNTIGLVIDPSMHDGFVFEVLDIFENKTVKLNAPEDIYDLLCLIGASEHYIIKAVYKRDGTIAASTSTQKVNLMAGRYVGKDDPVMIVRCQSGLPAVGEVLEPFSMAYMVTGWMRGSHWGPFMPVSVEDAHPTRFDGPPRVIALGFQVSNGTLVGPRDMFADVSYDLVRQQANEVANYIRRHGPFEPQRLPLSDMEYTTLPNVLKKLKDKFK; via the coding sequence ATGGCTAAAATAACTATTAGTGTAATTAAGGCGGATATCGGCGGATATGTCGGCCATTCCAGCATGCATCCAAACATAATAACCAAGGCGATACAACTGCTTGATGAACACAAAGACAAGGGGAAAATCGTGGATTTCCACGTAACCCACTGCGGTGATGATCTCGACCTGATTATAACTCATAAACTTGGTTGTGATGCTGGAGAGATTCATAAAATGGCATGGGATATATTTGTGGAAACGACCAATCTCGCCAAGGAATTGAAGCTCTACGGTGCGGGGCAGGATTTGCTTTCCGACGCCTTCGCCGGAAATGTAAAAGGCATGGGTCCGGGGTGTGCCGAGATGGAATTTGAAGAGCGTAAAAGCGAACCGGTCATCATCTTCGCCGCTGACAAAACTTCTCCGGGCGCCTGGAATATGCCGCTTTACAAGATGTTCGCCGATCCATTTAATACAATCGGGCTGGTCATCGATCCCTCAATGCACGACGGTTTTGTCTTCGAAGTCCTTGATATATTTGAAAATAAAACCGTAAAGCTGAATGCTCCGGAAGATATCTACGACCTCCTCTGTCTCATTGGAGCGTCTGAACATTATATCATAAAAGCGGTCTACAAACGGGACGGCACGATTGCGGCTTCGACGTCCACACAAAAGGTCAACCTTATGGCGGGAAGATATGTGGGAAAAGATGATCCGGTTATGATCGTCAGATGTCAGAGCGGCTTGCCGGCCGTGGGTGAGGTTCTGGAGCCGTTTTCTATGGCTTATATGGTCACAGGCTGGATGCGCGGCTCACACTGGGGACCGTTTATGCCTGTTTCAGTGGAAGATGCCCATCCAACGAGATTCGACGGACCGCCCCGCGTCATCGCACTGGGTTTCCAGGTGTCGAACGGAACACTCGTCGGCCCCCGCGATATGTTCGCTGATGTAAGCTATGACCTCGTACGTCAGCAGGCGAACGAAGTCGCCAACTACATTCGGCGTCATGGTCCGTTCGAGCCCCAACGTCTTCCTCTTTCAGATATGGAATATACGACGCTGCCCAATGTACTCAAAAAATTGAAAGATAAATTCAAATAA
- a CDS encoding PorV/PorQ family protein, with the protein MQIITLINCLLSILLLSQIVDPGATGYTFVKLGIGVRPVALANAFTALSDDGNAVFWNPSGLGVVKSYYVSAMAMNHLVYFNYYNLTSAIPLGKYGGLGFGLSYLTGTDIEYSERGEPGNEFKNSDMLLNIGYGKSFTRRRRKIVSFGGAVKVVRSQLYTYSAYGVLSDVGVIINPYKYIYLGTVLKNLGSPRRFIEKWEFPPVNFRQGVAFKLPFKENHVAFSFDYSIYPDVLPTFSIGGEIRIRSPELMEALDQGKSGEFPLKFVGFSLMGGYQSGYESGPWSGFSFGFSIELTPGGGLYLDIAALLLSYGYLGQSERIALGLNYVPTKGKSRK; encoded by the coding sequence ATTCAAATAATAACCTTGATTAACTGTTTATTATCGATACTACTCCTCAGCCAGATTGTCGACCCGGGTGCAACCGGCTATACCTTTGTTAAACTCGGAATCGGCGTCAGACCGGTGGCATTGGCTAATGCTTTTACGGCGTTGAGCGACGACGGTAACGCGGTATTCTGGAATCCCTCGGGATTGGGGGTTGTAAAAAGTTACTATGTTTCCGCAATGGCGATGAATCATCTCGTCTATTTCAACTACTACAATTTGACATCGGCGATTCCTCTCGGAAAATACGGAGGTCTGGGATTCGGGCTTTCTTATTTAACCGGCACTGACATTGAATATTCTGAAAGGGGTGAACCCGGTAATGAATTCAAAAATTCGGATATGCTCTTGAATATCGGCTACGGAAAATCATTCACACGGCGCCGGAGAAAAATTGTCTCATTCGGCGGCGCGGTGAAAGTGGTACGGAGTCAATTATACACCTACAGTGCCTATGGAGTGCTCTCAGACGTCGGAGTGATTATCAACCCCTACAAATACATCTATCTGGGGACGGTTCTGAAAAACCTCGGTTCACCCCGCAGATTCATCGAGAAGTGGGAATTCCCACCGGTTAATTTCAGACAGGGAGTGGCGTTCAAACTGCCGTTCAAGGAAAATCATGTTGCTTTCAGCTTCGACTACTCAATCTACCCCGATGTCCTGCCGACCTTTTCTATCGGCGGAGAAATACGTATCCGCTCACCCGAGCTTATGGAAGCACTGGATCAAGGAAAGAGCGGTGAATTCCCGTTGAAGTTCGTGGGCTTTTCCCTGATGGGAGGTTATCAATCCGGCTATGAATCCGGTCCGTGGTCAGGTTTTTCTTTTGGGTTTTCCATAGAGCTGACACCGGGTGGAGGGCTATATCTTGATATCGCCGCCCTTCTTCTTTCATACGGTTATTTAGGTCAATCTGAGCGAATTGCCTTAGGATTGAACTACGTACCGACAAAAGGGAAGTCCAGGAAATAG
- a CDS encoding ATP-binding protein, with product MRKFRELKPSELRWQCDPKLLKFRTVADLKTHEGIIGQPRAMDAIKLGLNVKYPGYNIFITGPVGTGRTTAITKLLGEIKVKKGKLLDLTYVNNFKNPDMPKLIDLPAGDGNRFKNAMLKLIGDLKSNIPEVFSSEEYQKRRQNIVNKYEEENRLLLRDFEKKVEEEGFKVVQIQAGPFVRPAIFPIIDKKPTKLEEIDKLVKEGKLTEDEYKEIQEKLKKLETDLASIYGRVRELQDEANEKIHRLNEIMVKPVVSHLIDAVKKKFNNKKIDAYLKEVLNSVMKDLGRFLKKDGKEDAFREYQVNVLVDNSETELKPIIFETTPSYKNLFGTIERHSAGPGILVSDFLNIKAGSLLRANGGYLVINAFDALIEPGVWQTLKRTLRNGVIDIQAFDPFYIFTTTALKPEPINIDVKVVMIGSQWLYYLLYYRDEDFKKIFKVKADFDTVMEKNKENVNQYASFVKSICHTEGLLPFSKEAIADIVEYGVRIAGRKDKLSTRFHVIADIIREADYWARQKKKKSVEADDVEKAIQGWRRRVNMLEDKIQEMIEKNILMITTKGKAVGQVNGLSVYQVGGYSFGKPTKITAKTSLGRAGIINIEREANLGGKTYNKGVLILSGFLKSRYAQNQPLAIDATLGFEQSYSEVDGDSASSAEVYALLSSLSGIPLNQELAVTGSVNQNGEIQPIGGVNQKIEGFFDVCKAKGFTGNQGVIIPESNVDDLMLRQEVVDAVKKRKFHIYAVKTIDQGIELLTGVKAGRRTKTGFEKDSINYLVEKKLGEYAAKMKGFSKNKK from the coding sequence ATGAGAAAATTTCGAGAGTTAAAACCTTCAGAACTACGGTGGCAGTGTGACCCGAAGTTGCTGAAGTTTAGAACAGTGGCTGATTTAAAAACTCATGAAGGAATTATCGGTCAACCCCGTGCCATGGACGCGATTAAATTGGGGCTGAATGTCAAATATCCCGGATATAACATATTCATCACCGGACCGGTCGGGACCGGGCGGACCACCGCAATAACAAAATTGCTGGGCGAGATCAAGGTTAAGAAAGGGAAGCTGCTCGACCTTACTTATGTGAATAACTTTAAAAATCCGGATATGCCGAAGCTCATCGATCTGCCGGCGGGTGACGGTAACAGGTTCAAAAATGCAATGCTTAAATTGATCGGTGATTTGAAGTCGAATATCCCCGAGGTCTTCAGCAGTGAAGAGTATCAGAAGAGGAGACAGAATATAGTCAATAAATACGAAGAGGAAAATCGTCTCTTATTAAGGGATTTTGAAAAGAAGGTTGAAGAGGAAGGATTTAAAGTGGTACAGATTCAGGCGGGTCCTTTTGTCCGACCGGCGATATTTCCGATTATCGACAAAAAACCGACAAAACTGGAAGAGATAGATAAGCTTGTAAAAGAAGGCAAACTTACTGAGGATGAGTATAAAGAAATTCAGGAAAAACTTAAAAAATTAGAGACCGATCTGGCGTCGATTTACGGCCGTGTACGGGAACTTCAGGACGAAGCAAACGAGAAGATTCATCGACTGAATGAAATAATGGTCAAACCGGTGGTTTCTCATTTGATAGACGCCGTCAAAAAGAAATTCAACAACAAAAAGATTGATGCATATCTGAAAGAAGTGTTGAATTCCGTGATGAAGGATCTGGGACGTTTTTTGAAGAAGGACGGTAAAGAGGACGCCTTCCGAGAGTACCAGGTGAATGTGCTGGTGGATAATTCAGAGACGGAATTGAAGCCGATAATTTTCGAAACCACCCCTTCATACAAGAACCTCTTCGGAACGATCGAAAGACACAGCGCAGGTCCGGGAATCCTCGTCAGTGACTTTCTGAATATTAAGGCGGGGTCCCTGTTGAGGGCGAACGGCGGTTATCTGGTTATCAATGCATTTGATGCGCTTATTGAACCGGGGGTCTGGCAGACATTAAAAAGGACTTTGCGTAACGGTGTGATCGACATCCAGGCGTTTGATCCTTTTTATATCTTCACCACGACGGCTCTGAAGCCGGAACCGATCAATATTGATGTAAAGGTGGTGATGATCGGCTCTCAGTGGCTCTATTATCTTCTCTATTATCGGGATGAGGACTTCAAAAAGATTTTCAAGGTTAAGGCTGATTTTGACACGGTGATGGAGAAGAATAAAGAGAACGTCAATCAGTACGCTTCATTTGTGAAATCCATCTGCCACACAGAGGGACTTCTGCCTTTCAGCAAAGAGGCGATAGCAGACATTGTTGAATACGGAGTGCGTATTGCAGGACGGAAGGATAAATTATCCACGCGTTTTCACGTTATCGCCGATATCATCCGGGAAGCCGATTATTGGGCGCGTCAGAAGAAGAAAAAAAGTGTTGAGGCGGATGACGTCGAGAAGGCGATCCAGGGATGGCGCAGAAGGGTCAACATGCTGGAAGATAAAATTCAGGAGATGATCGAAAAAAATATTCTGATGATTACAACAAAAGGAAAGGCGGTCGGCCAGGTCAACGGACTCTCAGTATACCAGGTGGGCGGATACAGTTTTGGTAAACCGACGAAGATCACCGCGAAGACTTCCTTAGGTCGGGCAGGTATCATAAATATCGAGAGGGAAGCGAACCTGGGCGGCAAGACTTATAATAAAGGGGTTTTGATACTGAGCGGCTTTTTGAAATCACGTTATGCACAGAATCAACCTCTGGCGATTGACGCAACACTCGGTTTCGAACAATCATACAGTGAGGTCGACGGTGATTCCGCATCGAGCGCAGAAGTCTACGCCCTCCTTTCTTCGCTGTCCGGAATCCCCCTGAACCAGGAGCTTGCGGTTACCGGTTCAGTCAATCAAAACGGCGAAATACAGCCGATCGGCGGAGTGAATCAAAAGATCGAAGGATTTTTCGACGTCTGTAAAGCAAAAGGATTTACAGGCAACCAGGGAGTGATTATTCCCGAAAGCAATGTCGATGATTTAATGTTAAGACAGGAAGTCGTCGATGCGGTGAAAAAAAGAAAATTTCATATCTATGCCGTCAAAACCATTGATCAAGGAATCGAATTACTGACCGGTGTCAAAGCGGGAAGAAGAACAAAGACGGGTTTTGAAAAGGACAGTATCAATTATCTGGTTGAAAAGAAACTGGGTGAATACGCCGCCAAGATGAAAGGGTTTTCAAAAAACAAGAAGTGA
- a CDS encoding NAD-dependent epimerase/dehydratase family protein, producing MNICVVGAGMQGRIAARDLKAAGYEVTVFDNDKKSLQFVREKFGLKVKKVDVTDRQRFVTLIKRFDIVVGALPAALGFYTMKCAVAAGVDLVDLSYASEDPFLLDGKARNRKVKIVPDAGFAPGLSNILVGEAYREMKGIESLRILVGGIPQVPQPPFNYRITWSPADLVEEYTRPTRIVRNKKTVIVETLSGIEEFNQPPIGRLECFYTDGLRTLLRTMKGVRNMEEKTIRYPGHARLFKTIIECGFLSDQILPYKKRTVNLKEINLVYLWNVLKKGSEKDISILKIEIRKGGKKRKYVCIDYYDKKNSITSMARMTAYTGSIITQCIKTHPGYGVIPPEYLGMRKQLCCFIKAELKKRNIIIKKY from the coding sequence ATGAATATCTGTGTTGTCGGAGCCGGTATGCAGGGTAGAATAGCGGCGCGGGATTTAAAAGCCGCCGGATACGAGGTCACGGTTTTTGATAATGACAAGAAATCCCTTCAATTTGTCAGAGAAAAATTCGGTTTGAAGGTGAAAAAGGTCGACGTCACCGATCGTCAGAGATTCGTGACATTGATTAAAAGGTTCGATATAGTAGTGGGTGCTCTGCCGGCGGCGTTAGGTTTTTATACAATGAAGTGTGCGGTCGCCGCTGGAGTTGATCTGGTGGATTTGTCTTATGCATCGGAAGATCCGTTTTTGCTGGATGGGAAAGCCAGAAACAGGAAGGTTAAGATCGTCCCCGACGCCGGTTTTGCTCCAGGTCTGAGCAACATACTGGTGGGAGAAGCCTACCGCGAAATGAAAGGGATTGAGTCCCTGCGGATATTGGTCGGCGGTATACCACAAGTTCCGCAACCACCTTTTAATTACCGCATCACCTGGTCGCCGGCGGATTTAGTTGAGGAGTACACCCGTCCTACAAGGATAGTGCGTAATAAGAAGACGGTGATAGTTGAAACTTTAAGCGGGATTGAAGAATTTAATCAGCCGCCGATCGGTCGTCTTGAATGTTTCTATACCGACGGCTTGCGGACTCTTCTGAGAACCATGAAGGGCGTCAGGAATATGGAAGAAAAGACGATACGTTATCCCGGTCATGCACGTCTGTTTAAAACGATTATTGAATGCGGTTTTTTATCAGACCAGATACTCCCTTATAAGAAACGTACGGTCAATCTTAAAGAAATCAATCTCGTTTACTTATGGAATGTGCTGAAAAAGGGGAGTGAAAAGGATATATCGATATTGAAGATTGAAATCAGAAAAGGTGGGAAAAAACGAAAATATGTATGCATTGATTATTATGACAAAAAAAACAGTATTACGTCAATGGCACGAATGACCGCATACACCGGTTCCATCATTACACAGTGTATAAAAACACATCCCGGCTACGGGGTTATTCCGCCTGAATACTTAGGGATGAGGAAACAATTATGCTGCTTTATAAAAGCGGAACTCAAGAAGCGGAATATTATAATTAAGAAATATTGA
- a CDS encoding T9SS type A sorting domain-containing protein, whose translation MKRVLKIVGIIICLLSFSMVFATPRVVKTGSKTVSAELSNQAVPYRPASQRAGVLFVEDGSGYYPPTNPDPVWDSVLTNILGAGNYGWFGPTTDPMQDGPDLATMQGYDLVIWNNYDQWDNPTLTSNDMANIEAYINGGGKVWLIAQDLLYSGVPLSFLTTNFHVASAAEDYVEDSTLNIQGLDEIAGITLNITTDLLNVFYPDNLTPDGSAHHVVEDTDNTAYPCIMSDDATTSFWTVDGRTPVPWTNWEQIVHDMLDAFGVLGVYEVPVKKPSLQLKISITPTTLVKSSIITYNLPSDLKVNLEIFNITGQHVTTLVNGYEKSGYHSVVWNGKNASGINVPNGVYFVRLSCGESSCAEKLIVVK comes from the coding sequence ATGAAACGTGTGTTAAAGATTGTAGGAATAATAATATGCCTGCTGTCATTCTCTATGGTCTTTGCAACCCCCCGTGTTGTAAAAACCGGTAGTAAAACAGTAAGCGCAGAGCTTTCCAATCAGGCGGTTCCCTATCGACCGGCATCACAGAGGGCGGGTGTTTTATTCGTTGAGGATGGCTCGGGTTACTACCCACCAACAAATCCTGATCCTGTCTGGGATAGTGTTTTAACCAATATACTGGGAGCCGGAAATTATGGATGGTTCGGTCCTACAACCGATCCCATGCAGGATGGACCTGATCTTGCTACGATGCAGGGTTATGATTTGGTGATATGGAATAATTATGATCAATGGGATAATCCGACACTTACAAGCAATGATATGGCAAATATTGAAGCTTATATAAACGGTGGCGGAAAGGTCTGGCTGATCGCCCAGGATTTATTGTACAGCGGGGTCCCGCTAAGTTTCCTTACGACGAACTTCCATGTCGCCAGCGCTGCTGAGGATTATGTTGAAGACAGTACTCTTAATATTCAAGGTTTAGATGAAATAGCCGGCATCACTCTCAATATCACCACCGACCTGTTGAATGTTTTTTACCCTGATAATTTAACCCCGGATGGTAGTGCGCATCATGTTGTTGAAGATACTGACAACACTGCATATCCTTGTATTATGAGTGACGATGCGACCACTTCTTTCTGGACCGTCGATGGCAGAACGCCTGTTCCATGGACGAACTGGGAGCAGATCGTCCACGATATGTTAGATGCTTTTGGAGTTTTGGGCGTATATGAGGTGCCTGTCAAGAAACCATCACTTCAATTGAAGATTAGTATCACACCTACCACTCTTGTTAAATCGTCAATCATCACTTATAACCTGCCGAGTGACTTAAAGGTTAATTTAGAAATCTTTAATATTACGGGACAACACGTGACCACTTTGGTTAATGGCTATGAGAAATCAGGTTATCATTCGGTGGTGTGGAATGGAAAGAATGCAAGCGGTATAAATGTTCCGAATGGGGTCTATTTTGTACGGTTGTCCTGCGGTGAGTCTTCGTGTGCAGAGAAACTTATCGTGGTGAAATAA
- a CDS encoding endonuclease III domain-containing protein — translation MKSRDTLSISGKRFAGAVLKIYRVLYRTFGPQYWWPGDTPFEVMVGAILAQNTNWRNVARAIDNIKRADLLTPQRLLKKRMLIPELIKPSGFYKIKSRRLITFLEYFVKNYNGDVTKLKKKKSTVLRRELLKIKGIGYETADSILLYALSKPVFVVDAYTRRIFSRHKFFEYDLPYDEIRNAFERNLPRSLKIYNEYHALLVKVGKEYCRKNEPLCNSCPLRSVSR, via the coding sequence ATGAAATCCAGGGATACACTTTCAATATCAGGGAAGAGATTCGCTGGGGCGGTTTTAAAGATATACAGAGTTCTTTATAGAACATTCGGTCCCCAATACTGGTGGCCCGGTGATACGCCGTTTGAAGTCATGGTCGGGGCGATCCTGGCTCAGAACACAAACTGGCGGAACGTAGCAAGGGCGATAGATAATATAAAAAGAGCGGATCTTTTAACCCCGCAGAGACTGTTGAAGAAACGGATGCTTATTCCTGAATTGATTAAACCATCAGGTTTTTACAAGATAAAGAGCAGGAGATTAATAACCTTTCTTGAATATTTTGTGAAGAATTATAACGGTGATGTTACGAAATTGAAAAAGAAAAAGAGTACCGTGCTGCGGCGGGAACTCTTGAAGATAAAGGGTATAGGATATGAAACAGCTGATTCCATTCTGCTATACGCCCTTTCAAAACCAGTATTCGTTGTCGATGCCTATACACGCCGAATATTTTCCCGGCACAAGTTTTTTGAGTATGATTTACCTTATGACGAAATCCGAAATGCCTTTGAACGCAACCTTCCACGCAGCCTGAAGATTTACAACGAATATCATGCCCTTCTGGTAAAGGTCGGTAAAGAATATTGCAGGAAAAATGAACCTCTGTGTAATTCTTGTCCTCTGCGGTCTGTTTCACGCTGA
- a CDS encoding carbohydrate ABC transporter permease: MNNRKNTAIHILLLFGALWMLLPFFWMFSTSLKTQMEALKFPPSLFPARLMFINYLEAFRQVDFSRYFLNTIIMTFGTTFLVFVTSSLAAYAFARLRFPLRDFFFSLFLAMMMIPMPVYLVPSYVILSRFGWIDTFLALIVPWGANVFSIFLLRQHFRTLPQELFDAAKIDGLSHIQILRRIVLPLSKPVLITVGIFQIVANWNSFLWPLIVTHSDSMRTIQTGLAYFAQAESTNYPLLCAASVFITAPLIILYFIMQKQIMESFTRSGLKE; the protein is encoded by the coding sequence ATGAATAATCGGAAAAATACAGCGATTCATATCCTTTTATTATTCGGCGCGCTCTGGATGCTGCTGCCGTTTTTCTGGATGTTCAGCACTTCTTTGAAGACCCAGATGGAAGCACTTAAGTTCCCGCCGTCTCTTTTCCCCGCGAGACTTATGTTCATCAATTACTTAGAGGCTTTCCGACAGGTTGATTTTTCCCGATATTTTCTCAATACGATAATTATGACTTTCGGGACGACTTTTCTGGTATTCGTCACCTCGAGCCTTGCGGCATATGCCTTCGCCCGTCTGAGATTCCCCTTGCGTGATTTCTTCTTTTCTTTGTTTCTCGCAATGATGATGATTCCGATGCCTGTTTATCTTGTCCCTTCGTATGTGATTCTGAGCCGCTTCGGGTGGATTGATACATTTCTGGCGTTGATCGTTCCCTGGGGTGCGAATGTTTTCTCGATCTTTCTTCTCAGACAGCATTTTCGAACCCTGCCTCAGGAACTTTTTGATGCCGCAAAGATTGACGGCTTAAGTCACATACAGATTCTCAGGAGGATAGTTCTTCCACTCTCCAAACCGGTGTTGATCACGGTTGGAATCTTTCAAATCGTTGCGAACTGGAATTCTTTTCTCTGGCCGTTGATCGTTACCCACAGTGATTCAATGCGCACCATTCAGACCGGGCTGGCGTATTTCGCGCAGGCCGAGTCCACCAATTATCCACTGCTCTGTGCGGCATCGGTATTTATCACCGCGCCGTTGATTATTCTCTATTTTATCATGCAGAAGCAGATAATGGAATCATTCACGCGTTCGGGTTTAAAAGAATGA